From the Bremerella alba genome, one window contains:
- a CDS encoding DJ-1/PfpI family protein translates to MSDKVLIIVGDASETLDTMYPYYRLQEGGFDPVVAGPQRGTFQMVMHEVKPGWTITKEWEGYTIEAQIAFSEIVPEDYAGIMISGGRAPEYIRYDEHLIEATCWFMDHEKPVASVCHGVEVLAYADRVRDRRMATVPKCKFDLEVCGGIFVDEPCVVDGNLVSGRTFHDNGRYFGAFMDLLEKSRTAATNGVGA, encoded by the coding sequence GTGTCGGACAAAGTATTAATTATTGTGGGTGACGCTTCCGAGACGCTCGACACGATGTATCCCTACTATCGGCTTCAAGAGGGCGGATTCGATCCGGTAGTCGCGGGGCCTCAGCGGGGAACGTTTCAGATGGTGATGCACGAGGTCAAACCAGGCTGGACGATCACCAAAGAGTGGGAAGGCTACACGATTGAAGCCCAGATCGCTTTTTCCGAAATCGTTCCGGAAGACTACGCCGGAATTATGATCAGCGGAGGTCGTGCCCCGGAATACATTCGCTACGACGAACACCTGATCGAAGCCACTTGCTGGTTTATGGATCACGAGAAGCCAGTTGCGTCAGTATGCCATGGGGTCGAGGTGCTGGCCTACGCCGATCGGGTACGTGACCGCCGGATGGCCACGGTTCCAAAATGTAAGTTCGACTTGGAAGTGTGCGGCGGTATCTTCGTCGACGAACCTTGCGTGGTCGATGGAAACCTCGTCAGCGGTCGCACCTTCCATGACAACGGCCGCTACTTCGGAGCATTTATGGACTTGCTAGAAAAGTCACGTACCGCAGCGACCAACGGGGTCGGCGCGTAA
- a CDS encoding ABC transporter permease, giving the protein MWFRPLAWDYAIRNLFRRPMRTLLTLGALTVVILLVFIVVGFIRGLEKNLQVSGDSDTVLIFSLGMGENMEYSSIPMRSSDLIAASIPGIRERQGKKYVSPELYLGTEVSTPSMDQPAMGLVRGVTPEVLLVRSRIQLESGTWPGPGEVLVGRMAAVKLGLDMDAITPGDEVYFEGRSWKVAGTFSATGGAFESEVWCRLDELQQSMKRQDLSLVALRLSSSGDYSEIDFFCKERLDLELQAARETEYYAGLQRDYGPIRWLAWLVVFLISGAGILAGLNTMYGAVVGRIPELAMLQTLGFVRRAILLSLIQEGLLLAASASLLATLIALTVFNGTSVRFTMGAFALRIDNVCILVGCTVGFLLGFLGSLPPAFRALRMPVVDGLKSV; this is encoded by the coding sequence ATGTGGTTTCGCCCCCTTGCCTGGGATTACGCGATTCGAAATCTGTTCCGTCGACCGATGCGCACCTTGCTTACCTTGGGCGCGTTGACGGTGGTGATTTTACTGGTTTTTATCGTCGTCGGCTTCATCCGCGGTTTGGAGAAAAACCTGCAAGTCAGTGGAGACTCGGACACCGTGTTAATCTTCTCTCTGGGTATGGGAGAGAACATGGAATACTCGTCGATTCCGATGCGATCGAGCGACTTGATCGCGGCAAGTATTCCCGGCATCCGCGAACGCCAAGGCAAGAAATACGTTTCGCCAGAGCTTTATCTGGGCACCGAAGTATCGACCCCGTCGATGGACCAACCGGCAATGGGCTTGGTGCGCGGCGTGACGCCGGAGGTTCTGCTGGTTCGCAGCCGCATTCAGCTTGAGAGTGGTACCTGGCCAGGCCCCGGCGAAGTGCTGGTCGGGCGGATGGCCGCAGTCAAACTGGGGCTCGACATGGACGCGATTACCCCTGGCGATGAAGTTTATTTTGAAGGACGTTCCTGGAAAGTGGCTGGCACTTTTTCCGCAACCGGTGGGGCCTTTGAATCGGAGGTTTGGTGCCGACTCGATGAACTTCAGCAATCGATGAAGCGGCAAGATTTAAGCCTGGTGGCGTTGCGACTTAGCTCTTCAGGCGATTACAGCGAGATCGATTTCTTTTGCAAAGAGCGACTCGACCTGGAGCTTCAAGCCGCACGCGAAACGGAATATTACGCAGGGCTGCAGCGAGACTATGGCCCCATCCGCTGGCTTGCGTGGCTGGTTGTGTTCTTGATCTCAGGAGCCGGAATTTTGGCCGGGTTGAACACCATGTACGGGGCCGTCGTAGGGCGTATCCCTGAACTCGCTATGTTGCAAACCCTGGGCTTTGTACGCCGGGCCATCCTGCTCAGCTTAATCCAGGAAGGCCTCCTCTTGGCGGCCTCGGCCAGTTTACTGGCAACGCTGATCGCACTGACGGTCTTCAATGGAACTTCAGTGCGTTTCACCATGGGGGCGTTTGCTCTCAGGATTGATAATGTGTGCATTCTTGTCGGATGCACGGTAGGTTTTTTATTGGGATTTCTAGGGTCGCTTCCCCCTGCTTTCCGTGCCTTACGGATGCCGGTGGTCGACGGCTTGAAATCGGTTTAA
- a CDS encoding XylR family transcriptional regulator — protein sequence MPAKTASPHVALLIETSRTYGRELLDGVRKYVAEHGPWSLLVESRSLESPAPPWLPVWSGNGILTRSGSQAMVDCVKRAKVPTVELRSTRLKHSFPFVGVNNCSLGKLVAEHFLERGFRHFAVYQLGAEEYFQQRCENFVQTVAENGYEASRYNPLNRREQPTEWEQAQKELAEWIHRLPKPVGVMACTDQLGFWLLDACRRCAAIVPEEVAVVGVENDASLCTMGTTPLSSVELNGTAIGYRAAELLEHLMDGGEPPKKPILVEPLGIVTRLSSDIVALDDKDLANALLFMRQYACEGIGVSDVLKAVAISRSSLERGLRKLLGRSPNQELIRLKLLRAEEMLTHTDLTLSVIAERCGFRRTQHLAETFRELYGTPPGQYRQDRRKAR from the coding sequence ATGCCTGCTAAGACAGCTTCGCCACATGTCGCTTTGCTCATCGAAACGTCTCGGACCTATGGTCGAGAGCTATTAGACGGTGTGCGAAAGTATGTCGCCGAGCATGGTCCTTGGTCGCTGTTGGTAGAGTCTCGTTCGCTTGAGTCCCCTGCCCCGCCCTGGCTGCCGGTCTGGAGCGGAAACGGGATATTGACCCGCAGCGGATCGCAAGCGATGGTCGACTGCGTGAAACGAGCCAAGGTTCCGACGGTTGAATTACGTTCGACCCGCTTGAAGCATTCCTTTCCCTTTGTGGGCGTGAACAACTGTTCGTTGGGCAAGCTGGTAGCCGAGCACTTCTTGGAACGCGGCTTCCGCCACTTCGCTGTATATCAACTGGGGGCCGAGGAATATTTTCAGCAGCGCTGCGAGAACTTCGTGCAGACTGTCGCCGAAAATGGCTACGAAGCCTCTCGGTATAATCCCCTGAACCGTCGCGAGCAGCCGACCGAATGGGAGCAAGCTCAGAAGGAACTTGCGGAGTGGATTCATCGGCTCCCCAAGCCGGTCGGCGTGATGGCCTGTACCGATCAACTGGGTTTCTGGCTGTTGGATGCCTGCCGACGATGCGCGGCGATTGTACCGGAGGAGGTCGCGGTGGTCGGGGTCGAAAACGACGCTTCACTTTGCACAATGGGAACCACGCCTCTGTCGAGTGTCGAGCTGAACGGCACGGCGATTGGTTACCGGGCTGCCGAACTCTTAGAGCATTTGATGGATGGGGGCGAGCCTCCGAAGAAACCGATCTTGGTAGAACCGTTAGGAATCGTGACTAGGCTCTCGTCCGATATCGTGGCCCTGGACGATAAGGACCTGGCCAATGCGTTGCTCTTCATGCGGCAATATGCGTGCGAAGGTATTGGGGTCTCGGATGTGCTGAAGGCGGTCGCCATTTCTCGAAGTTCGTTAGAGCGTGGCCTGCGAAAGCTCTTGGGCCGCTCGCCGAACCAGGAACTAATTCGATTGAAGCTCTTGCGAGCTGAAGAAATGCTCACCCATACCGATCTAACGCTTTCAGTCATTGCCGAACGCTGCGGGTTTCGACGAACGCAACATCTGGCCGAAACATTCCGCGAGCTATACGGGACGCCACCGGGGCAATATCGCCAAGACCGCCGTAAGGCACGCTAA
- a CDS encoding sugar phosphate isomerase/epimerase family protein produces MNTKPTMNRRTFQKLAAGFVGTAWTSSLLAAASKFQLNYMLPSCMYGYSKLEEILPEAKKIGATHIDIWPKVHGDQREQIEAMGEDRFASLLEANNVKLGCITQYKLGPFGLQSEMPLAKRFGCPLMIAGGAGPKDVKGPELKKAVATFIEKMKPHLEVAEEHGVTIAIENHANNLIDSPDSLRWLLELRPSKSLAIAYAPYHLPQDEKQQAGLIGELAEGIQMFYAWQHGAGSHKPMPVEQQLLQMPGRGPLDFQPLLAALADVKYQGWTEVFMHPFPRGIPILPTVAETTAEIVRGRDYLNQCISSLNEGS; encoded by the coding sequence ATGAATACTAAGCCTACGATGAACCGTCGTACCTTCCAAAAGCTTGCCGCCGGCTTTGTGGGTACGGCTTGGACCTCCTCCTTGCTGGCAGCGGCCAGCAAGTTTCAACTGAATTACATGCTTCCTTCCTGCATGTACGGCTACAGCAAGTTGGAAGAGATTCTTCCTGAGGCCAAGAAGATCGGGGCTACGCACATCGATATTTGGCCCAAGGTCCACGGGGATCAACGCGAGCAAATCGAAGCGATGGGTGAGGACCGTTTCGCATCGCTGCTGGAAGCGAACAACGTGAAGCTTGGCTGTATCACGCAGTACAAGCTTGGCCCTTTCGGTTTGCAAAGCGAGATGCCGCTGGCCAAGCGATTCGGTTGTCCCTTGATGATTGCCGGCGGCGCAGGGCCCAAGGATGTCAAAGGCCCTGAATTAAAGAAGGCGGTGGCGACATTTATTGAAAAGATGAAGCCCCATCTGGAAGTTGCCGAGGAACATGGAGTCACGATTGCGATCGAGAACCATGCAAACAATTTGATCGATTCGCCTGACTCGCTACGATGGTTGCTAGAGCTTCGTCCATCAAAAAGTCTGGCGATTGCGTATGCCCCCTATCATCTCCCGCAGGATGAAAAGCAACAGGCTGGCCTCATTGGTGAACTGGCCGAAGGCATACAGATGTTCTATGCCTGGCAGCATGGAGCAGGCTCGCACAAGCCCATGCCTGTCGAGCAGCAATTGCTACAGATGCCTGGTCGTGGCCCGCTCGATTTTCAACCACTCCTGGCAGCCCTGGCGGATGTAAAGTATCAAGGATGGACCGAGGTGTTCATGCACCCGTTTCCTCGTGGGATTCCCATCTTGCCTACCGTTGCAGAAACGACCGCCGAGATCGTGCGGGGGCGAGATTACCTAAATCAATGTATTTCCAGCCTGAATGAAGGAAGCTAA
- a CDS encoding efflux RND transporter periplasmic adaptor subunit, with amino-acid sequence MAEVDLKQLAIDRGATTADQRSSDLPTRRHFVSRVLIPGMLVTGFAALIVWAAWDLIFPATPVKVVPVVASRAKIQSAGTPLFQAAGWVEPRPTPIRVAALAPGVIEELLVVEDQAVSKGDPVAHLVREDNQLSYDRAVADRDLRQAEVEQSQAALNAANVRVEQPVHLEAQLAEAQAQVSRIDTQLQNLPFEVRRAEAMREYAHIDHQRKVDAGVAVSKSSVDQAISRLTTAEASLEELVQRKGTLQAEKVAWSKRQEALQTRLDLLVDELEAKATAQAELQAAKARLRQTEVSLAQAKLALDRMVVRAPVAGRIYRLLSPPGSHLGTMPTGSTESDSSTVVTMYRPDSLQVRVDVRFENIPQVSLDQQVTINNPALENPIVGRVLFISSEADIQKNTLQVKVALPNPPNYFKPEMLVDVTFLAPEVEQKAGTYQEEMRIYIPTEMVLRENDQTFAWVADQAAGKARKKSITVAANPSGSMTEVVSGLNLGDRLIFNPASDLQENAAIEVVDEVEESTAGAMQDRVVRSTLNRLPPQGE; translated from the coding sequence ATGGCAGAAGTCGATCTGAAACAACTCGCGATCGACCGAGGCGCAACGACGGCAGATCAGCGCAGTTCTGATCTGCCTACCCGGCGGCATTTCGTTTCGCGTGTTCTGATTCCTGGCATGCTGGTCACCGGATTTGCAGCCCTGATTGTGTGGGCTGCCTGGGATCTCATATTCCCAGCCACTCCGGTGAAGGTTGTCCCGGTGGTTGCCTCGAGAGCGAAAATCCAGTCGGCCGGAACACCCCTGTTCCAGGCCGCCGGCTGGGTCGAGCCGCGCCCGACGCCGATTCGCGTTGCCGCACTTGCGCCCGGCGTGATTGAAGAATTGCTTGTGGTAGAAGACCAGGCCGTCAGCAAAGGCGATCCTGTCGCCCACCTGGTGCGGGAAGACAATCAGCTATCCTACGATCGCGCCGTCGCGGATCGTGATTTACGTCAGGCTGAAGTCGAGCAGTCCCAGGCGGCACTCAATGCGGCGAACGTGCGTGTGGAACAACCGGTTCACCTGGAAGCGCAACTGGCCGAAGCCCAGGCCCAGGTTTCGCGGATCGATACGCAGCTGCAAAACCTACCGTTCGAGGTTCGTCGAGCTGAAGCGATGCGCGAGTATGCCCACATCGATCATCAGCGCAAAGTCGATGCAGGCGTCGCCGTTTCCAAGTCGAGCGTCGATCAGGCCATCTCACGACTAACCACAGCCGAGGCTTCGCTAGAGGAACTCGTCCAACGTAAGGGTACGCTTCAAGCGGAAAAGGTTGCCTGGAGCAAGCGGCAAGAGGCCCTCCAAACACGACTCGATCTGCTAGTCGACGAATTAGAAGCAAAAGCCACCGCCCAAGCTGAACTTCAAGCCGCCAAGGCACGTTTGCGTCAAACCGAAGTGTCGCTCGCCCAAGCCAAACTGGCTCTCGACCGAATGGTGGTGAGGGCACCGGTTGCCGGTCGAATCTATCGCTTGCTGAGCCCGCCGGGATCGCACCTCGGTACGATGCCCACCGGCAGTACCGAATCGGATAGCAGCACCGTCGTGACCATGTATCGGCCGGACAGTCTTCAGGTACGCGTCGATGTGCGTTTCGAGAACATTCCTCAGGTGTCGCTCGACCAACAGGTAACCATCAACAATCCGGCCCTCGAAAATCCGATCGTCGGCCGTGTGCTGTTCATCAGTTCGGAAGCGGACATTCAAAAGAATACGCTGCAAGTCAAAGTCGCTTTGCCGAATCCACCGAACTATTTCAAGCCCGAGATGCTTGTGGACGTCACATTTCTGGCCCCTGAAGTAGAGCAGAAAGCAGGCACCTACCAAGAGGAGATGCGAATCTATATCCCCACGGAAATGGTGCTCCGAGAGAACGATCAAACGTTTGCATGGGTGGCCGATCAAGCCGCCGGCAAGGCCCGCAAGAAATCGATAACCGTGGCCGCTAACCCTTCCGGCTCTATGACCGAGGTCGTGTCAGGATTGAATCTGGGAGATCGCCTGATCTTCAATCCAGCGTCTGACCTTCAAGAGAACGCCGCGATTGAAGTGGTGGACGAAGTAGAAGAGTCAACCGCTGGGGCGATGCAGGACCGTGTTGTTCGATCAACGCTTAACCGACTTCCCCCGCAAGGAGAATAG
- a CDS encoding DUF6797 domain-containing protein, which produces MLIRWKRVTLILLFILTWSLGQPYLLGQVPDEFCGDPGVAISKPLPETFDDQYCRDLTKLAKSDGNATRGMSVFRSAKYACLSCHQVGQMGGNVGPSLNDVNKRLTPDQIAEAVLWPNQTVKPEYTSWLFQLTDGQIVQGYKRGETDKALEAFDPATQKTISLTKEDIEQSRAMGSLMPAGMATAMSPSQRRDLLRFLLDLDQDKELSTLVHQADHPAAFAFDRDPLTPALWNLWQENVNRNRIYDFYRKQAIHFTSESRHWHLLPAFPGLDGGKFGHWGNQNEALWKDARWSQRNKSPVLAGVTHLPGKAITKGICVQLGDEGELSACFDPETLTYEAVWRDGFVRFSDVRHGFMDGLRPAGPIVDHPKQKQPAQPFQYHGYYRVGPRIVFSYRIGDTEMLDAPWVKDGKFSRTISPASEHPLASEIKTPPTQWPQNLVTQGRLGNDDLPYAIDTIELPQDNPCGTLMFVGDHDFLQDGTAVLATMTGDVWLASGLDADLDEIHWKRFATGLHQPLGVAVRDNEIYVLGRDQITRLVDHNDDQEADFYECFSNLFATSPGGHDYTCGLEIDAQGRFYTASGKDGLLRISADGQQVEVLATGFRNPDGLAITLDGKVTVPCSEGAWTPASMVCLVDPSQKEVAHFGYRGPKNGQVPSLPLIYMPRGLDNSSGGQAINSDPRFGPLKDHLIHTSFGMGTHFLVLRDEVDGQDQGAVMPLAGEFRSGAHRAATNPADGQLYISGMAGWGSYTPDDGCLHRVRYTSKPMQMPVRFHVHENGVLIEYQEPIDHKIVQSSKHHFAQAWNYRYGPGYGSPELAPSHPNVVGHEAVEIACVHPINEKTIFVEMPDLQPVNQLHLLLKVDSGSPQELFVTVHKLDHPFDGIPYDQSSEKVIAAHPLLRDLALLGNRKPNPWQKKPATEPVRKLQIEAGKNLTYSTSELEANAGELIQLTFVNPDVVPHNWVLLEPGTLATVGDLANKLVADPEAALNQYVPDSEAVLAYTDIVDPQKQFTIYFQAPEKPGRYPYFCSFPGHWMVMNGVLVVQ; this is translated from the coding sequence ATGCTTATCCGCTGGAAACGAGTCACCCTCATACTTCTTTTCATCCTCACATGGTCACTTGGACAACCGTATCTGCTGGGCCAAGTCCCGGATGAGTTCTGCGGCGATCCAGGCGTTGCGATATCGAAACCGCTGCCTGAAACTTTTGATGATCAATATTGCCGCGATCTCACGAAGCTGGCTAAGTCCGACGGCAATGCCACACGCGGAATGAGCGTGTTTCGCTCTGCGAAGTACGCCTGCCTGTCGTGCCACCAGGTCGGTCAAATGGGAGGAAACGTTGGGCCTTCTCTGAACGATGTGAATAAACGTCTAACGCCGGATCAAATCGCCGAGGCCGTCTTGTGGCCCAATCAAACCGTCAAGCCAGAATATACGTCGTGGCTCTTTCAATTGACCGACGGTCAGATCGTCCAAGGGTACAAACGAGGCGAAACCGACAAGGCACTCGAAGCCTTCGATCCGGCAACGCAGAAAACGATCTCGCTCACGAAAGAGGATATCGAGCAGTCCCGCGCGATGGGCTCTCTCATGCCGGCGGGGATGGCCACTGCGATGAGCCCTTCGCAGCGTCGCGACCTCCTTCGCTTTCTCCTTGATCTCGATCAGGACAAAGAACTATCTACGTTGGTCCACCAGGCTGACCACCCCGCCGCGTTTGCGTTTGATCGAGATCCACTCACGCCCGCTCTTTGGAATTTGTGGCAAGAGAACGTCAATCGAAATCGCATCTATGATTTCTATCGCAAACAGGCAATACACTTCACTTCCGAGAGTCGGCATTGGCACCTGTTGCCAGCGTTTCCGGGGCTCGACGGTGGGAAGTTCGGACACTGGGGCAACCAAAACGAAGCACTCTGGAAAGATGCTCGCTGGAGCCAGCGAAATAAGTCGCCGGTACTCGCCGGTGTCACTCACCTTCCTGGAAAAGCCATCACCAAGGGTATCTGTGTTCAGCTCGGGGACGAGGGAGAGTTGTCGGCTTGTTTCGATCCTGAGACCTTGACGTACGAGGCCGTTTGGCGAGATGGTTTCGTTCGGTTTTCTGACGTCCGACACGGTTTCATGGACGGCCTTCGCCCCGCAGGACCGATCGTCGACCATCCCAAGCAGAAGCAGCCTGCTCAGCCATTTCAATATCATGGCTACTATCGCGTTGGACCTCGGATTGTCTTTTCGTATCGAATTGGCGACACCGAAATGCTCGACGCGCCTTGGGTGAAAGATGGCAAGTTCTCGCGCACCATTTCGCCTGCGAGCGAGCATCCATTGGCCAGCGAAATCAAGACGCCCCCAACCCAGTGGCCCCAGAATCTGGTTACCCAAGGCAGGCTCGGTAACGACGACTTGCCCTACGCGATCGACACCATCGAGTTGCCGCAGGACAATCCTTGTGGAACGTTGATGTTCGTCGGTGACCACGACTTCCTGCAAGATGGGACAGCCGTCCTGGCGACGATGACCGGAGATGTTTGGCTTGCCTCAGGCCTGGACGCCGATCTGGATGAAATCCACTGGAAACGCTTCGCCACCGGGCTTCATCAACCACTGGGCGTTGCCGTACGAGACAACGAAATTTATGTCTTAGGGCGGGATCAAATCACACGGTTGGTCGATCACAACGATGACCAAGAGGCGGACTTCTACGAGTGTTTCTCGAACCTCTTCGCGACGTCCCCCGGCGGGCACGATTACACATGCGGGCTAGAAATCGATGCACAAGGACGCTTCTACACCGCCTCTGGCAAGGATGGACTGCTTCGCATTTCCGCAGATGGCCAACAGGTCGAAGTTCTCGCCACCGGTTTTCGAAACCCGGACGGCTTGGCGATCACGTTAGACGGCAAGGTGACGGTTCCTTGCAGCGAAGGAGCATGGACGCCTGCTTCGATGGTCTGTCTAGTGGATCCGAGCCAGAAGGAAGTCGCTCACTTTGGCTATCGCGGACCTAAAAACGGCCAAGTCCCCTCGCTCCCGCTGATTTACATGCCGCGTGGTCTTGATAACAGCAGTGGAGGTCAGGCGATCAATTCCGATCCGAGATTTGGCCCACTGAAGGATCACCTCATCCATACTTCGTTTGGGATGGGAACGCATTTCCTGGTTCTTCGCGATGAAGTCGATGGTCAAGATCAAGGCGCGGTAATGCCACTTGCCGGTGAGTTTCGTTCTGGAGCACATCGCGCGGCGACCAATCCGGCCGACGGGCAACTTTATATCAGCGGAATGGCCGGCTGGGGATCGTACACGCCTGACGATGGCTGCCTGCACCGGGTGAGATACACCAGCAAACCAATGCAGATGCCGGTCCGCTTTCACGTGCACGAGAATGGCGTTTTGATCGAGTACCAAGAGCCCATCGACCACAAAATCGTGCAAAGTTCGAAGCATCATTTCGCCCAGGCCTGGAACTATCGGTATGGACCGGGATACGGTTCGCCTGAACTAGCTCCGAGCCATCCCAATGTCGTCGGTCACGAAGCAGTCGAAATCGCGTGCGTTCACCCGATCAACGAAAAGACAATCTTCGTCGAGATGCCTGACTTGCAACCGGTAAACCAGTTGCATCTCTTACTCAAAGTCGACTCAGGCAGCCCGCAGGAATTATTCGTCACGGTTCACAAACTAGATCACCCCTTCGATGGCATTCCCTATGATCAGTCGAGCGAGAAAGTAATTGCGGCCCACCCATTGCTGCGCGATCTGGCACTTCTGGGAAATCGCAAACCCAACCCTTGGCAGAAGAAACCAGCAACCGAACCAGTCCGCAAACTTCAAATCGAAGCCGGAAAGAACTTGACCTATTCGACGTCGGAACTCGAAGCCAACGCTGGTGAACTGATTCAGCTAACGTTCGTTAACCCAGACGTCGTGCCGCACAACTGGGTGCTTCTCGAGCCTGGTACGTTGGCCACGGTAGGTGATTTGGCCAATAAACTGGTAGCCGATCCTGAAGCGGCCCTAAATCAGTACGTGCCTGATTCCGAGGCCGTACTGGCATATACCGACATCGTCGACCCGCAGAAGCAGTTTACCATCTACTTCCAAGCCCCTGAGAAGCCGGGACGCTATCCCTACTTCTGTAGCTTCCCAGGGCACTGGATGGTAATGAACGGCGTGCTGGTCGTGCAGTAG
- a CDS encoding ABC transporter ATP-binding protein translates to MPLIEVCNVTKQYHKGEETITPLDDVSLEIERGEFLSLMGASGTGKSTLLNLIATIDRPNSGRILVDGTDLTRLSRTKLAKWRAANLGYVFQTHNLVPVLTAYENIELPLLLLPMSRAERRQRVTIALEAVDLIDRAGHYPRQLSGGQEQRVGIARAIVNHPLVVVADEPTGDLDPETSEQILHLLGRLNRELGVTLLMVTHDRSAAMVAHRQFQLDRGKLVETTNREVEHA, encoded by the coding sequence ATGCCACTGATTGAAGTCTGCAACGTGACCAAGCAGTACCACAAAGGCGAAGAAACAATCACGCCGCTGGACGACGTATCGCTGGAAATCGAACGTGGCGAGTTTCTGTCGTTGATGGGTGCCAGCGGAACCGGCAAGAGCACGCTCTTGAACCTGATCGCCACGATCGACCGCCCAAACTCCGGTCGCATTTTGGTCGATGGAACCGATCTCACACGGCTCTCCCGCACTAAACTGGCCAAGTGGCGTGCCGCGAACCTAGGTTATGTGTTTCAAACGCACAACCTTGTCCCCGTGCTGACCGCCTACGAGAACATCGAACTTCCCCTGCTACTACTGCCCATGTCAAGAGCCGAGCGGAGACAGCGAGTTACCATCGCTTTGGAAGCAGTTGACCTGATCGATCGGGCGGGTCATTATCCACGGCAACTCTCTGGTGGCCAGGAACAACGTGTCGGTATTGCTCGGGCAATTGTAAATCACCCCCTGGTTGTTGTGGCTGACGAACCTACCGGCGACCTCGACCCGGAAACGTCCGAACAAATCTTGCATCTGCTCGGTCGCTTGAACCGGGAACTTGGTGTCACACTTCTGATGGTCACGCATGATCGGTCGGCAGCCATGGTCGCGCATCGGCAGTTTCAACTCGACCGCGGCAAGCTGGTCGAAACTACCAACCGCGAGGTGGAACATGCTTAA
- a CDS encoding Gfo/Idh/MocA family protein: MPHSTLDRRQWITQTAAAASASMVFGAAATLRAADKPRDVNSRLNIGAIGLRYQGSVITEKAAAYGNVVALADVDRDILEKANSDFGGKSALMEDYRDLLARDDVDVVMIGTPDHWHTKMVIDACRAGKDVYCEKPLTLTIDEGKKLREIVQETGRVVQVGSWQRSDIRFRTAVEMVQQGWVGKLEKVDIVLGKNKTGGPFETEPVPKTFNWDLWQGQTPDVPYISERSHYTFRWWYEYSGGQMTDWGAHHIDIGQWGAGGLPVEIEGTAKMPSVENGYNVAIDYHVKYKLDNGVVMTVSDEGRNGVMFTGDQGRIFVNRGTLDGAPTKRKLSREDFVLYDFDNLERPERAGKLDAIINHMGNFFDCVASRKTPISDIEGQHRSVSTCHLGNISMRLGRKLAWNAKSETFDHDEEANQHLSRVQRAGYETV, translated from the coding sequence ATGCCCCACTCGACACTTGATCGCCGTCAATGGATTACTCAAACCGCGGCAGCCGCTTCTGCCTCGATGGTCTTTGGGGCCGCTGCGACGCTGAGGGCGGCCGATAAGCCGCGAGATGTCAACAGTCGACTGAATATTGGGGCGATTGGCCTGCGATATCAAGGTTCGGTCATCACCGAGAAAGCCGCCGCCTATGGCAATGTGGTTGCTTTGGCCGATGTGGATCGCGACATCTTAGAGAAGGCCAACTCTGACTTTGGCGGAAAGTCTGCGTTGATGGAGGACTACCGCGACCTGCTCGCTCGCGATGATGTGGACGTCGTCATGATCGGCACTCCCGATCACTGGCACACGAAAATGGTGATCGATGCTTGTCGCGCCGGTAAAGATGTCTACTGCGAGAAGCCGCTCACGCTAACCATCGATGAAGGCAAAAAGCTACGCGAAATCGTCCAAGAAACGGGCCGTGTTGTGCAAGTGGGCTCGTGGCAGCGGAGCGACATTCGTTTTCGCACCGCAGTCGAAATGGTCCAGCAAGGCTGGGTGGGCAAGCTCGAAAAAGTGGACATCGTCTTAGGCAAAAACAAGACGGGTGGCCCCTTCGAGACAGAGCCGGTTCCTAAGACGTTCAACTGGGATCTGTGGCAAGGCCAGACCCCGGACGTGCCGTACATCTCGGAACGTTCCCACTACACTTTTCGCTGGTGGTATGAATACAGTGGGGGACAGATGACCGACTGGGGTGCTCACCATATTGATATCGGCCAGTGGGGAGCCGGAGGCCTTCCGGTTGAAATCGAAGGGACGGCGAAGATGCCGTCGGTCGAAAATGGCTACAACGTGGCAATCGATTATCATGTCAAATATAAGCTCGACAACGGCGTTGTAATGACGGTCTCGGACGAGGGACGCAACGGTGTGATGTTCACCGGCGACCAGGGACGTATCTTCGTGAATCGGGGGACACTTGATGGTGCCCCGACTAAGCGAAAGCTGTCGCGTGAGGACTTCGTGCTCTATGATTTCGATAACCTCGAGCGTCCTGAGCGGGCCGGGAAGCTTGATGCGATTATCAATCATATGGGGAACTTCTTCGATTGCGTCGCATCGCGAAAGACGCCTATTTCCGATATCGAAGGCCAGCATCGTAGCGTCAGTACATGCCACCTGGGGAACATCTCGATGCGACTAGGGCGAAAGCTGGCTTGGAATGCCAAGAGTGAGACATTTGATCACGACGAGGAAGCGAACCAGCACCTGAGCCGCGTTCAGCGTGCCGGTTACGAGACCGTTTAA